Genomic window ([Empedobacter] haloabium):
CGCTGGCGTCGAACACGCTTGCCGCGAGACGCAGGCGCGCCGCCTCCCGCTCCGCCTTGGCCACGCGCCGCCGCAGCGGCGCGGCGGCGCGGCGCCAAGCCAGCCACCCCAGCGCCGCGGCGGCGAACGGGGCGATGGCAAGCGCCGCGAACGGCCGGTCCCAGCCGCCCTGCTCCGCATGTGACGCGGCCGCCAGCGCGGCGCCGGCTGATCCCATGAGCAGCCACGCCAGGCGCGACCGGAGGCAAGTCATCGTGGGGTCCTCGCTGTTTGCTGTCCTATCGCAAAGCTTAGCGAGTCTTCTCGCTCACAGGTTTGAGCTGCATCAAAAATGGCTAAACACGATGTGCTAGGTTGAACCGGGCCCATCCAGACTGGCGTGCCGCTGAAGCCGAGCCCGTGTGCTGCTCCGGGGTCGCACCCCGACAAAGACACGGCTCAGCCACAACCGCCGCTGGTAATGCCGAGTCCGTGTCAGGTTTTGTCCTGACCCGGGTGTGCGACACGAACTCGGCCGTCGATCGCGACGCGCCGTGGCTGTGCCACTGTCCCTATCGGGTGTGACCAGATGGTGGACACGGGCGCGGCATTGCGCGGAGTGCTGTTGTGCCCGTGTCCCGTTTTGGTGACTGACCCCGCGGCGGGACACGGGCTGTGCCGTGATGGCGCTAGCGCAGCACCGCCAGCTCGATGGCCGTGCGCGGCAGCGCCGGGGCGAAGCGGTGCCGCGTCGTCTTGTAGGGCAGCACCTGGCCGGCGCCGAGGATCGGCTCATAGATGCGGTCGACGCGGAACGGCTCGCCCGTGCGCCAGTGCGTGACGCTGACGCGGGCGTCGTCATAGCTCAGCAGCACGCAGGGGACATAGCGCAGCCGCAGCAGCGCCGCCGCGCGGGCACGGTGGTTGCCGTCCATGATGATGCCGGTTTCCCTGTCCACCGGAATCGGCGTGGTCCACACGCCCGTGTCGGCAATGGTTGCCGCCAGCTTGTGCACGTCGGCCACGTTGACGTGTTCGGACGAGCGGAAGAACTGGAGCGGCTTGATCGCGACGCAATACGACAGTTCATCGGACATGTGCATTTCCTCCCAGCGGCTGCCGCG
Coding sequences:
- a CDS encoding ParB N-terminal domain-containing protein — protein: MSDELSYCVAIKPLQFFRSSEHVNVADVHKLAATIADTGVWTTPIPVDRETGIIMDGNHRARAAALLRLRYVPCVLLSYDDARVSVTHWRTGEPFRVDRIYEPILGAGQVLPYKTTRHRFAPALPRTAIELAVLR